From Panthera uncia isolate 11264 chromosome E1, Puncia_PCG_1.0, whole genome shotgun sequence, one genomic window encodes:
- the CD300LF gene encoding CMRF35-like molecule 1 isoform X1 — translation MHGFLFLLFLFQLAGSSDISGPEAVRGLVGGSLTVQCHYVQTWKNSKKWWCRGANWGNCHILVKTDGSEQEVQRKNVSIKDNQKNLIFTVTMEKLKQTDANIYWCGIERYGIDLGVKVKVTVHPAPTTVSTTSSNAHMSTTPAETKGPSTMTSHHYDGSADSINLSILLPLIFAVLLLLLVAASLLALRMMKQQKKAAEPSPGQVMQPLEGDLCYANLTLQPTGTSHGSSQKKACTKPSSSALENQQEVDYVTMASFPKENISYAALSWELLDQEPTYSNTDVLVTHVPRRNPEESMEYSTIRKP, via the exons ATGCACGGGTTCCTGTTCTTGCTCTTCCTTTTCCAGCTTGCAG GCTCATCTGATATCTCGGGTCCAGAAGCAGTCAGAGGCCTGGTGGGGGGCTCACTGACGGTGCAGTGTCACTATGTACAAACGTGGAAAAACAGCAAGAAGTGGTGGTGTCGAGGAGCCAACTGGGGAAACTGCCATATCCTTGTTAAAACCGATGGGTCAGAGCAGGAGGTACAGAGAAAAAATGTGTCCATCAAGGACAATCAGAAAAACCTCATTTTCACTGTGACCATGGAGAAGCTCAAACAAACTGATGCAAATATTTACTGGTGTGGGATTGAGAGATATGGAATTGACCTTGGGGTCAAAGTCAAAGTGACCGTCCACCCAG CACCAACTACAGTGTCAACCACCAGCTCAAATGCCCACATGTCCACAACGCCAGCAGAGACCAAAGGCCCCTCGACTATGACCAGCCACCACTACGATGGCAG TGCTGACTCCATTAACCTCAGCATCCTGCTTCCCCTCATCTTTGCTGTGTTGCTGCTTCTCCTGGTGGCGGCCTCACTCTTGGCTTTGAgaatgatgaagcagcagaagaaag ctGCTGAGCCATCCCCAGGGCAG GTGATGCAGCCGCTGGAGGGGGACCTCTGCTATGCAAACCTGACCCTACAGCCAACCGGAACCTCCCACGGCTCCTCCCAGAAGAAGGCCTGCACAAagccctcctcctctgccctggaAAACCAGCAGGAAGTGGATTATGTCACCATG GCCTCCTTTCCGAAGGAGAACATTTCCTATGCGGCTCTGTCTTGGGAGCTTTTGGATCAGGAGCCAACCTACAGCAACACAGACGTCCTCGTCACCCACGTTCCCAGAAGGAACCCTGAGGAGTCCATGGAATATAGCACCATAAGGAAGCCTTAG
- the CD300LF gene encoding CMRF35-like molecule 1 isoform X3, with protein sequence MVADRKVFLKSLLMITVTCFIARCLEISPVLPPSAFCLFAGGKWPKEEVQEREKAEGLEDAGAESELTGSTKGGPGKDKMHGFLFLLFLFQLAGSSDISGPEAVRGLVGGSLTVQCHYVQTWKNSKKWWCRGANWGNCHILVKTDGSEQEVQRKNVSIKDNQKNLIFTVTMEKLKQTDANIYWCGIERYGIDLGVKVKVTVHPAPTTVSTTSSNAHMSTTPAETKGPSTMTSHHYDGSADSINLSILLPLIFAVLLLLLVAASLLALRMMKQQKKDFSSPDPGAL encoded by the exons ATGGTTGCAGACAGGAAGGTATTTCTCAAAAGCTTGCTTATGATCACTGTGACTTGTTTCATTGCTCGTTGCCTTGAGATCTCACCTGTTCTACCTCCTTCTGCTTTTTGCTTATTCGCTGGTGGGAAGTGGCCAAAGGAGGAAGTGCAAGAACGAGAGAAAGCAGAAGGGTTGGAAGATGCGGGAGCTGAGTCGGAGCTGACTGGCTCCACCAAGGGGGGCCCGGGCAAAGACAAGATGCACGGGTTCCTGTTCTTGCTCTTCCTTTTCCAGCTTGCAG GCTCATCTGATATCTCGGGTCCAGAAGCAGTCAGAGGCCTGGTGGGGGGCTCACTGACGGTGCAGTGTCACTATGTACAAACGTGGAAAAACAGCAAGAAGTGGTGGTGTCGAGGAGCCAACTGGGGAAACTGCCATATCCTTGTTAAAACCGATGGGTCAGAGCAGGAGGTACAGAGAAAAAATGTGTCCATCAAGGACAATCAGAAAAACCTCATTTTCACTGTGACCATGGAGAAGCTCAAACAAACTGATGCAAATATTTACTGGTGTGGGATTGAGAGATATGGAATTGACCTTGGGGTCAAAGTCAAAGTGACCGTCCACCCAG CACCAACTACAGTGTCAACCACCAGCTCAAATGCCCACATGTCCACAACGCCAGCAGAGACCAAAGGCCCCTCGACTATGACCAGCCACCACTACGATGGCAG TGCTGACTCCATTAACCTCAGCATCCTGCTTCCCCTCATCTTTGCTGTGTTGCTGCTTCTCCTGGTGGCGGCCTCACTCTTGGCTTTGAgaatgatgaagcagcagaagaaag ATTTCTCTTCCCCAGACCCGGGGGCCCTGTGA
- the CD300LF gene encoding CMRF35-like molecule 1 isoform X2 gives MVADRKVFLKSLLMITVTCFIARCLEISPVLPPSAFCLFAGGKWPKEEVQEREKAEGLEDAGAESELTGSTKGGPGKDKMHGFLFLLFLFQLAGSSDISGPEAVRGLVGGSLTVQCHYVQTWKNSKKWWCRGANWGNCHILVKTDGSEQEVQRKNVSIKDNQKNLIFTVTMEKLKQTDANIYWCGIERYGIDLGVKVKVTVHPAPTTVSTTSSNAHMSTTPAETKGPSTMTSHHYDGSADSINLSILLPLIFAVLLLLLVAASLLALRMMKQQKKAAEPSPGQVRELLRSDQRHQIAPSSLSSLSPERCCPNLSDKPCPCAHGPAAEPGRMGCWKQTEGGRAGRGEAWGLQRKLGEAGPGKLGPVTLCGRRPTSSPR, from the exons ATGGTTGCAGACAGGAAGGTATTTCTCAAAAGCTTGCTTATGATCACTGTGACTTGTTTCATTGCTCGTTGCCTTGAGATCTCACCTGTTCTACCTCCTTCTGCTTTTTGCTTATTCGCTGGTGGGAAGTGGCCAAAGGAGGAAGTGCAAGAACGAGAGAAAGCAGAAGGGTTGGAAGATGCGGGAGCTGAGTCGGAGCTGACTGGCTCCACCAAGGGGGGCCCGGGCAAAGACAAGATGCACGGGTTCCTGTTCTTGCTCTTCCTTTTCCAGCTTGCAG GCTCATCTGATATCTCGGGTCCAGAAGCAGTCAGAGGCCTGGTGGGGGGCTCACTGACGGTGCAGTGTCACTATGTACAAACGTGGAAAAACAGCAAGAAGTGGTGGTGTCGAGGAGCCAACTGGGGAAACTGCCATATCCTTGTTAAAACCGATGGGTCAGAGCAGGAGGTACAGAGAAAAAATGTGTCCATCAAGGACAATCAGAAAAACCTCATTTTCACTGTGACCATGGAGAAGCTCAAACAAACTGATGCAAATATTTACTGGTGTGGGATTGAGAGATATGGAATTGACCTTGGGGTCAAAGTCAAAGTGACCGTCCACCCAG CACCAACTACAGTGTCAACCACCAGCTCAAATGCCCACATGTCCACAACGCCAGCAGAGACCAAAGGCCCCTCGACTATGACCAGCCACCACTACGATGGCAG TGCTGACTCCATTAACCTCAGCATCCTGCTTCCCCTCATCTTTGCTGTGTTGCTGCTTCTCCTGGTGGCGGCCTCACTCTTGGCTTTGAgaatgatgaagcagcagaagaaag ctGCTGAGCCATCCCCAGGGCAGGTAAGAGAGCTTCTGAGGTCAGATCAGAGACACCAGATCGcgccttcttctctttcctcattgTCCCCGGAGCGCTGTTGTCCAAACCTATCAGACAAACCGTGTCCTTGTGCTCACGGCCCAGCTGCAGAGCCTGGGAGGATGGGATGCTGGAAACAGACAGAAGGGGGGAGGGCGGGAAGGGGGGAGGCATGGGGGCTGCagaggaagctgggagaggcaggcccAGGGAAGCTTGGCCCCGTAACCCTCTGTGGAAGACGACCAACTTCCTCTCCCAGGTGA